The following are encoded in a window of Bos indicus isolate NIAB-ARS_2022 breed Sahiwal x Tharparkar chromosome 7, NIAB-ARS_B.indTharparkar_mat_pri_1.0, whole genome shotgun sequence genomic DNA:
- the PRR16 gene encoding protein Largen isoform X2 produces the protein MPEKERRRRWHRTPVLLPGKSHGWRSLVVDQIDTLTSDLQLEDEMTDSSKTDTLNSSSSGTTASSIEKIKVQANAPLIKPPAHPSAILTVLRKPNPPAPPPRLTPVKCEDPQRVVPTVNPVKTNGTLLRNGGFPGAPTKIPNGDIYCKPSSNLDKAPGQPLMHRPEKDRCPQAGPRERVRFNEKVQYHGYCPDCDTRYHVKNREVHLHSEPVHPPGKLPPQGPPHPLPPHLPPFPLENGGLGISHSNSFPPLRPATVPPPIAPKPQKTILRKSTTTTV, from the coding sequence GTGGTTGACCAGATCGATACCCTGACCTCTGACCTACAGctggaggatgagatgactgacaGTTCCAAAACGGACACCCTGAATAGTAGCTCAAGCGGGACAACAGCCTCCAGCATAGAGAAGATCAAAGTGCAGGCCAATGCCCCCCTCATTAAGCCCCCAGCCCACCCATCTGCTATCCTCACGGTCCTGAGAAAGCCAAACCCTCCAGCGCCTCCTCCACGGTTGACACCCGTGAAGTGTGAAGACCCCCAGCGAGTGGTGCCCACTGTCAATCCGGTAAAGACCAACGGCACCCTTCTGCGAaatggaggcttccctggggcACCAACCAAAATCCCCAATGGAGACATCTACTGCAAACCCAGCAGTAACTTGGACAAGGCTCCCGGGCAGCCTCTGATGCACAGACCCGAAAAAGACAGGTGCCCCCAAGCTGGGCCTCGGGAACGAGTAAGGTTTAATGAAAAAGTCCAGTACCATGGCTATTGTCCTGACTGTGACACCAGGTATCACGTAAAGAACAGGGAGGTCCACTTACACAGTGAACCCGTCCACCCACCAGGAAAGCTTCCTCCCCAAGGCCCTCCCCACCCACTTCCCCCTCATCTCCCTCCTTTTCCACTAGAAAACGGGGGGCTGGGAATAAGCCACAGTAACAGCTTCCCGCCCCTCAGACCTGCAACTGTGCCTCCTCCCATTGCACCAAAACCACAGAAGACGATCTTGAGGAAGTCTACCACTACAACAGTGTGA
- the PRR16 gene encoding protein Largen isoform X3 yields MTDSSKTDTLNSSSSGTTASSIEKIKVQANAPLIKPPAHPSAILTVLRKPNPPAPPPRLTPVKCEDPQRVVPTVNPVKTNGTLLRNGGFPGAPTKIPNGDIYCKPSSNLDKAPGQPLMHRPEKDRCPQAGPRERVRFNEKVQYHGYCPDCDTRYHVKNREVHLHSEPVHPPGKLPPQGPPHPLPPHLPPFPLENGGLGISHSNSFPPLRPATVPPPIAPKPQKTILRKSTTTTV; encoded by the coding sequence atgactgacaGTTCCAAAACGGACACCCTGAATAGTAGCTCAAGCGGGACAACAGCCTCCAGCATAGAGAAGATCAAAGTGCAGGCCAATGCCCCCCTCATTAAGCCCCCAGCCCACCCATCTGCTATCCTCACGGTCCTGAGAAAGCCAAACCCTCCAGCGCCTCCTCCACGGTTGACACCCGTGAAGTGTGAAGACCCCCAGCGAGTGGTGCCCACTGTCAATCCGGTAAAGACCAACGGCACCCTTCTGCGAaatggaggcttccctggggcACCAACCAAAATCCCCAATGGAGACATCTACTGCAAACCCAGCAGTAACTTGGACAAGGCTCCCGGGCAGCCTCTGATGCACAGACCCGAAAAAGACAGGTGCCCCCAAGCTGGGCCTCGGGAACGAGTAAGGTTTAATGAAAAAGTCCAGTACCATGGCTATTGTCCTGACTGTGACACCAGGTATCACGTAAAGAACAGGGAGGTCCACTTACACAGTGAACCCGTCCACCCACCAGGAAAGCTTCCTCCCCAAGGCCCTCCCCACCCACTTCCCCCTCATCTCCCTCCTTTTCCACTAGAAAACGGGGGGCTGGGAATAAGCCACAGTAACAGCTTCCCGCCCCTCAGACCTGCAACTGTGCCTCCTCCCATTGCACCAAAACCACAGAAGACGATCTTGAGGAAGTCTACCACTACAACAGTGTGA